The genomic region aacaacgaACTATTTTAAGTTGTTCCACTTTCTAAATGCTAGGGAGAGTATTTTGTAAACCACATGATGCAATGGTAGATGGTtggatttatttttaatcatttaaagaAGGAATCCAAATATCAACCGCTACATTATGTGATCAACAAAATATGATCTAAAATATGGTGTTTTCTCTAGCATCATCCTTAGATTTTGTTCTCATTTAGTACTTTTATTTCTCCCCCACTCTCCAGTTTGATATCCTTCTTCATCCCTCATTTCTCCCTTATTTTCTCgcctcaaaaacacaaaaaatgaaaactacaaACTAATAGTCTGTTTGAAAACTATTTTGTTtccagttttttatttttagttttcattttttggaaGTAATTACTTTCACATTTAAATTTTCATTGAAAACTAAAAGGCAAATGTTGAAAACTCAGAAAAAGTGtctttgagtttttggttttcagttgttattttttatttttaaactaaaagcAATTAacaaacgaaatggttatcaaacagtCCTAAATATTTTTCAAACGGGTTCCTAATTTATCCATAGTGTAATCCTTGCAAACTAGTTTTCTCCATTATGGTATATGAAAAGATGCTTGTTTATTTTGGCTACATTACTGTTAATCTGACAGTAAGGCTGAACATTGCTTACAATAAGGTGCAAGAAAAGaagaaccaacaacaacaaagcacaAAAATTCAAAGGTAAAAAAGAGAAGATCATTCATGCAGATGACTGATAAAGTTCGGCAGAGAAAAGCAACATACTTAATTTACTGATAACATGTAGAGAAGTACTGAAACTGTTAAGTACGTACTTAGCCATTGGCCAGCTGCATACACCAAACCTTAAGCTTGGGCCAAAGGCCTACAAAACACACAACTACAACACACTTAAATTTCATAACAGGAAGAAAACACAGCGCCTGACTCCGACCGGCCCTCCCGTACGACAGTTTTCTGGATCACGAACACACGCGAAAGCCAAAAGAGACGCTGCAGAAGCCAAATGCCAAAGGATTGAAGTTGCCCTTTTAGAGAATCCAACCTTCCAAGAAGGAGAGATTGAGCTAGTTTCAACATTCTTTATTAATTCCTCCCATTCTGCCTTGAAAGCTGAAGGCTAGGCTAATGGGAAAGTAACTAAAACACACACACTGACTTGCTAAACTAACAGAAGTTatttaactaaaacaaacaacATCGCCAACCAATCCAACAAGCAAATTAAGATCTGACCAGGCCACCCTTGCCACGCACTTCAGTTCAAGCATTTGGCTGCCATTGGTGGCGGGGGTGGCCGGGAACGAAACGGATGATGGATTGGAACTGCAGAGAATCGTACAAAGGAGGGTTTGTTCAGAAATGTTGGACATGAGGGCAATAAAAGGGAGTGATGACTTTTCGGTGCTAAaggaaaaccaaaaagaaagtaGGGAAAAGTGAGAAATGGAGGTTGCTTATTCAGCATCTTCCAAAGGATATGCCATTGGCAGTGCCACCTCTCCACAGCTGATATCCATGCATGACACCTCCTCCTCTTTAATTTTCACctacaaatacacacacacacacacacacgcacacacacatatatatacgcaAACATTTTATAATGTCAATTTGACGATGCTAACCAATATATGATTtttgttggttgttttgtgCATTAGAGAGAGAGGTTTTGGGAATGCCATGCAATGGGATTCTATTAAAAGATTTCATGGGCCTATCAAGTGGTAAATTGTTGTGCGTAGGAGAGTGACCCTCTTTCTAATTAACAATGTAAGTATGATATATGTACATTATTCATTGGTTATAGCCTAAGTCATAATTCAATGAGTGAATGCATAACTTGGAGAATGTTCATGTTTTTATGACTCAAATCGCTTTTGATGAAATTTATTTTGgaaccaatttttagtaaaaatgcaagtgaatgttggaaaagcatttaaagtgcttccgaaaagcacataactggtgcttcttccaaaatgtacttgaagtgtttttggaacccaaaaacactttcattaaaagcgctttaaatcattttaaaaacgcTTCATTCAATTAAACGCGCTTTCATACGAGCCCATAACACCTCACTAATGCGTTATAACATAGATAAAAGCGACTGATCTACACTTGGGCAAGCATAGGCTATTGCGTCACCAGTTGTCCAACATTTCATTGATGTAGCTTCGCAAATTGTCTCCACGATCTCTTTTCGCTTGCTAAGAGAGAGAGCTTCTAGATCATCTTTTAATGAGCTATCATCCAGCAATGAACACTAACTGAAAGCGATCGGAAATGAGTAGAAgatgttcgttttgttttgtttctataTGCAAATCAAAAGCGAGGTAGGGCAAGGAAGGAAAATGGTATGCAGGCTTGGGCATTAAAGGTAGATTTAACTTCTTATTAGAAACTAGAAGTTTTGGTAACTAATTAATACTTAAGACCTTTCTCTTCACGATCAATGTGTTGATAGCCTCTTGATCTTGCTCCCACCATGAAAACTATTGAATCTGGTACAGCATAAATGGGCTACATACACAAAATATTTATACTTTAaggtataattaaaaaatataaaacgtGTTATAACATAAGCAAATTGGTAATGCCACATGCTAGTGGCATAGTTACAGTTAGAGtcacaatttaaaaattacttTGCAACTCAGCATGATTACACCATGGTTGCCACATGGCGCCCAATAATGTCATGCATACAAACCGATGTTTGGTCGTGTTTACATGGAATTGTGGCATTTGAAGATGTAGTGGCGGATCCATCATGCAGTCAACAGGATAATTTTTCTAAAGTGTTGTTTGGTtaatatgttgagtgataatgTGAGAGATTTTTATGCTCTCTTAGTGATATGTTCCCTTGTTTTATCAACCACAAAAAAGTTTGAAACTCTTTGAATCGCTTGCGTAATGCCTTGTGGAGGAaacttccttttccttttccttttccaatCGGCCCTTATTATTACTCAGACTTGAAGCATAGCATATATACCCTCCACTACTCTCAAAAGTGATTGTCATTTCTATAGTGATTTATACATTTGTTCCATTTGATTGTACTGATTTTTTATGTTGCAGCAAGATTTTCACATTTCATTTGCAGATGAAGAAAACGAGTGTGCATAATCATATTCGTTTTTATAAGGAGCCAACcagtgttgttttttttttattcgagcaatattctaattaatttaatataaactatgcaaaagaaaattcaaatttaggtggagagagagagagagagagagagagagagagagagagagagagagagcataagTGTTCTACTTACTATTTATATTTGGTGAAGAACTTAGTGCTCTCAGTCTCACAAGTCACAACCATGACGAGCGCAAAACTCCTTTCCCCATTCACATTAAGTTTTAGCATATGGATTGTATATTCATAGGATATCCATAAAGATTTGGAAGAATATTATCTGATGCCTAACCGAAGTTTGCACGGCAGATTTCCaatccaaatttaaaaaaaattaaaaaaatgtgcaaGCAAATAATCTGGTATATTATATTATCAAAACGTTGTACAAATCATTAGTTAAGTATAATcacattatttgaatttgtacCTGTAATTAACAATTTGTGAAACTTTCCACCTTTGGCTATGACGTATATTCTCCTCTACTCACTCACTTGAATATTTGTGCAGACGAAAAATTGTGATGTACAAAGATGTGCGAAAAAAAGCTACCTGAGATTggtaaactcaagaaaatgaCAGCAATGGAGTCATCATCTTTCATCAGAACCACCTTTTGCCACCCTTGGCTGTTTTAAGCTTCATCACAAGCTCCTCGCGCTGTGCTTCTACCTCGGCATATCTCAGGCTCATGTCTAAGTAGCGCTCGCGAATGTCTTTCAGTTCTGCCTCTAGAGATGACCTCGAGCGTTCTTGTCTTTCTTCAGCTTTTGAATTTCGACGAGCATCTGCTTGACTGTGTCGGGCCTCAGACAAGTACCTGCGGTGGTGATAACATATACATGTTAAGACTGAGTTGTAGAGAATAGATTTACCATAAGAAGACAAATGATACTTAATGTGTTTTGAAGGCATAATGTGTTTCCTCTTACACTCACCTATCAAGCTGAACTTTGTAAGTGTTATTTACTTCCAATGCCTTAACAAGTTCATCTTCAAGCAACTTAATCTTTACGCCAAGTTCTTCAACGTCATTTGGATTTTCATCATGAATTTGGACTCCAATGTCATCCTGTAATGGCAGAGAATAAAATTAGaatgagaaaaacaaaatataagatTTGTAGAGTTACATGAAAccaaaaacatataatcatacACATTATGTGTATGTCTTCTTGTACTCCGacaatttaaataaaatgaGAACATATTATCGTTGCAAGATCAGCTGTAGAAGCAGGACCAAATTAAGTTTTAGGATATCTAACCTCTCTTTGATGCTGGTTTCTATATGGATAATTCTGATCTCTTGCATGTCCTTGCACCTGACCATTCTTCAAAATTGGCTTCCTTCTAAAATCATGACGGGGAATGCTGTTCTTCCCCATTTCCTTCTGTTTAgtagaaaaatcaaagaaagtcAGAAGTCAATACCTTTACAGTCTTAACATCAACTGTTAATGAGCAGATAACATAAAAATGGTACTTGCTTTCAGGACCTTCATATCTTCACCAACAGGAATAACTCTGGTGCCGCCTTTTGAGGAGCTGGAAATCTTTGGACTGCTGGAATCCCTCTGTTTCTGTTTTTCTTCCCTTGTTAGTTTCAATTCTTGTTCAAGGGCCTGAGACTTTCTTAGGAAGTCACTTCTCTCCTCCTCAAGTAGCTGTATTTTCAGCTGATACTGCTCGTTGGCTCTCCTAATCTGGTTGAGCTCGTTCTTCAGCTCGGCATACTGTGCACACAAAGCGTCTTTTGCAGTTAGATCACCTTCCATCTGCAGAACTTTTTCCTCCAAGCGAACATTATTACGTTTGCAATCCTCCAATTCAAATAAGGCCTTCTCCAATGTTGAGATCTTCTCATGGAATGAACTTTTCTCTGCCTTCAGATCTCGACATTCCTCAGAAATTGAATGCAGTAAcacttccaatttttctttctcaaacttGGTTGCATCCAGCTCATTGTTGAAAGCCAAAACTTCCTCCTGACAATGAGTTAGTTTCTCAATCTGAACCTTCATATTAATAGATTCTTCCCACACTTGTTGACGTTCATAATCAGAAACTGTAAGCCTTAGTTCAAGGTCATTGACAGTGGTCTTCAGTTTTGCTTCACTCGATTTGTAATTCTCCAACAACTTCAATAGCCTTTCATGGTCAGCCATCGTTACTTCCTGGTTTTGTTTAGAGGCAGCAAGCTCAGCGACCAGGCCTTGTAGCTTCGCTTCAGTTTCTATTCTCATAATATTCAATTCTTCCTCAGTCTGTATTGCTTTAGATTGAACCTCTCGAAGGGCAGATTCAAGCATTTCCTTCTCAGTTCGTAATCTGGATGCTTCCTGGACGGCATCTGAAGCTAgttcttctctttcttcttgaGTTGCAGCAAGTAGCTTGGTAAGTCGGTCTACCTCTTCCTGAAGGCTCTCAACTTCAACCGTCTTCTCCAAATACATCTTGTTGAACAAACTTTCTTCCAATGTAAGCTTCTCCTTATATTTCATGTTTTCATCAAGAAGTGCATCTAATTCTAAATTCAGGCTCTCCTCTTTGGAGGCGATGTTTTCCAGCATTAAAGAAAGATCCTGTTCCAGTACTTCAACTCTTTTGGAGCAATTTGTAAAGCTCTTGTGCGATTGATTCAACTTTGCCTCCAAGACGGAACAGAGCTGATGCAACTCCAGCTTTTGTTTCCTCAACTCGTCATTTGAATTCTGAAGAGAATTGCACTCTTCAATGAGGCTCTCGGCAGTAGCTTGTAGCTCCGGGTTTGCCCTTTTTAGAAATTCACATTCATCTCGAGCTTCTGACCACTGACTCTCCAAGTCCCTTAATTTCTGTTTCAGTTCAACTTTATCAGACTCCATCTCAGTTTTCAATCTAATGATCTCATCTTGGAGACTCAGAGAATAAGATTGGGAATTCTCTAATTCTAATTGACTGGCCTCTTTTTCATCTGTCAAACATCTTATTTGAGCTTCGAGTGCAGAAACACTTGCTGACAACTGTATGTTTTCTTGTTCAAGCTCTGATATGTGACGGTCCAGTTCACATTTATCAGCTTCTAGCTCCGAAGATTTCCTTTCAAGTACCCTCTGTGTGGAAACATGGGAATTCACACTTCTGCTAAGCACCATTAATTCATGCCGCAAATCATTCAAACACTTTGAGCTGATATCGCTTTCCCTTAATACAACTTCCATGTGTTCCTCTAGCTGTATTTTTTCCTTCTGAAGATCGGAAACCTTAGCTTCTAATTCATTCTGGACCCCCTTTAGAAGACTGATTTCTTCTTCATTGGTTAGCAAGTTTGTCTCAAGTTTTTCTATTTCGAACCTCTTCTCTGTCAATTCTTTACCCAGCTCTGTGACTTTACTTTCTAGTTCCATTTTCAAGCTGTC from Pyrus communis chromosome 9, drPyrComm1.1, whole genome shotgun sequence harbors:
- the LOC137745954 gene encoding uncharacterized protein, which encodes MFRVHKNRPAKSGERVDFKFSHFKALQVPRGWDKLFVSIVSVETGKPIAKSSKAVVRNGNCQWTETLCESIWISQDESSKEMEDYFIKLVISMGSARSGILGEVSVNMSDYISSTSSAPVSLPLKKCSFGTILQVKINCLTPRKRLSDEESKETSAHLEEANANGHDADSKSDGSSFGKDFGLISNPGEPGSRGSSFSTSGSHRSYDSAEGSIRRDNMSPRSNLSVEGNHLIGRQDSITSLISTTHGNFPADIPSPSNNSSFNSRINGLGNHSQNSRKDFKESSLRATDSSKNLLDAAEVTIEELHAEAKMWERNARKLMLDLDILRTEFSDQSKKQANMNVELSAAYAERNGLKKEVEHLHLLLENSVVKQTASEDLTYQGEGTPEIEKALQDELKFQKESVANLALQLERSQESNIELVSVLQELEETIESQKVELENLSELQSTFDDVENLIKLTREENRNLKLQLQQLQESEKMLQVTVQQFEQTVEEKNHEIENGSNLNEHFVLDIETEYKSKLLLKEQEIVKLKAKVSESLKERHSTEMDSITVSGSEADLIREIEDLKEKVQELERDCNELTEENLELLFKLKAGKKKSSGGHAPGELPSSELLFDSFTSFESKITENKPQIQNVEEMLNKKVLGEITNNNDVSVQVLDSLKMELESKVTELGKELTEKRFEIEKLETNLLTNEEEISLLKGVQNELEAKVSDLQKEKIQLEEHMEVVLRESDISSKCLNDLRHELMVLSRSVNSHVSTQRVLERKSSELEADKCELDRHISELEQENIQLSASVSALEAQIRCLTDEKEASQLELENSQSYSLSLQDEIIRLKTEMESDKVELKQKLRDLESQWSEARDECEFLKRANPELQATAESLIEECNSLQNSNDELRKQKLELHQLCSVLEAKLNQSHKSFTNCSKRVEVLEQDLSLMLENIASKEESLNLELDALLDENMKYKEKLTLEESLFNKMYLEKTVEVESLQEEVDRLTKLLAATQEEREELASDAVQEASRLRTEKEMLESALREVQSKAIQTEEELNIMRIETEAKLQGLVAELAASKQNQEVTMADHERLLKLLENYKSSEAKLKTTVNDLELRLTVSDYERQQVWEESINMKVQIEKLTHCQEEVLAFNNELDATKFEKEKLEVLLHSISEECRDLKAEKSSFHEKISTLEKALFELEDCKRNNVRLEEKVLQMEGDLTAKDALCAQYAELKNELNQIRRANEQYQLKIQLLEEERSDFLRKSQALEQELKLTREEKQKQRDSSSPKISSSSKGGTRVIPVGEDMKKEMGKNSIPRHDFRRKPILKNGQVQGHARDQNYPYRNQHQREDDIGVQIHDENPNDVEELGVKIKLLEDELVKALEVNNTYKVQLDRYLSEARHSQADARRNSKAEERQERSRSSLEAELKDIRERYLDMSLRYAEVEAQREELVMKLKTAKGGKRWF